The following nucleotide sequence is from Drosophila kikkawai strain 14028-0561.14 chromosome 2L, DkikHiC1v2, whole genome shotgun sequence.
TCCCTTTCCAATTTTCAGTTTCGCCGCCAGACACAATCGCTTGTTTTCGAAGAGCTATCAGTTTCCGCCCACCATCAACTCCGCATTCCTGAGTCCAATCTCATCGTCGTCCTCGTCGCCGTCGtggctaattaaattttaatattacatttttcggGCGGCTACAAAATGTGCTACGTACGCTCGGCATCCGCTTGTTAAATTATCTTTGCAAAAGTTTCGCCTCTCCGAATGCCGCAAGCCGAAAATGCGAAACAAAAAATCTACTCGTACTCCCACGTGtgcccagtcccagtcccaacTCCGGCCGGGGTTCATGCAACATTCATGGCAAGCTCTTAGGCCCAGAGAACACTTTTACGAtgtcataaaataattaataacgcCACTAAACAACGTAATTACGCGCCTAAGCCCAATGCATACAGGTGtactatgtgtgtgtgtgagaggaTCTGGATGGGATTGGGATACGGATGGCGGTGGCTTGTGAGTGGGGCGGATTATGTGGTTGCCGACGCCTAGATATTTGCCACGCCGCGTCGTGTAAACAAAATTGCAACTTTGTATTTAATTAGGCACGGGCGCTTATTCAATTTGCCGCCCTTACCTGCCCTGCCGGCCCGTACTTACCGTAAATCAGCTCACGTTCAAAATTTGCCGTCGGCACAACGATTAGGAAGACCACGCCCGGCATCCTGTCAACGTCCCGCCGTAGCCTGCGAATGGATGAACCCGAAAAAGTGGCCGTTTAGTTTTGCAAATTTGTGTCAGACCATCTTAATGGCCTCCTCCTGCTTGCCAAGTTGGAGGCGAGTAGGAAAACTAAGGCGAGGCATTCGTTTTAATCCACAGTCAACCGGAGACTTGGCAACTCCACTTGCCCGGAGAGACTTGCCAACGCCTAAGACGTATGCATCCTCCCGTGAGTGCATCCAAAACAGTGAGCCGTGTTTAGCATAAGCCGTAGATACACTCTGCGACACTGAGACAAAAAGTGAATACTAGACACAAAAGcacttttcaaaatataattctttaaaaattagttcGTTTTagaaagaataaaaatataaagaatataaaataaatgctcAAGAAACTATTGCACAGCTCtactttaaagttttttataaaaatcttcaTGCATCGATTTTGTAGTCATACatatttttcttcaagtgcCTCGGCAACAGCCCATTATCCCCTACTTTTATGTTCAGTCACTGCATTAGCATCTCTGTCCGGTTTCATTTTCGCTCTTCAGCCTTAACTTCttggagttggagctggagtCGGAGCAACTTTCCACCGTAAATGGGCTCTGAAGGTTGCTATAAGTAGTTTCAgctttgtttgtatttttctaacgCGAGTTTAGCAGTTTTCCCCAAGTTCTGCTGGTTGGCATGCTGATGGTCTGCAGATTAATGCaacaatttcttaattaaagtGCCTTGGAGGCCAGGCAACTCCTTCCGCTTGCCATATTCCCGGCGGTAATTCTCTCCTGTATCAATAAAAGGTGAAGGATATTTGCCCAACTGCTCgaaattaaaatgccattAGCACCGAGAGTTGAGATAAAAACGAAGCGAGTGCGATTAAACACAGAGGAGGAGAACATAAAAGTCCGGATTCCGGAGTATTACTACCCCTGGAATGCTGATGCCCTGGGTTAATACCCCGAGCTGCTTGCAGGATCTTCTCGAGAGCCGGCGAAGCGAAAGTGTAAACGAATAAGGATCCGTGATTTAATGGAGCTGCGATTTTTACTCTGTCATAAAATGACGGTGATACTTGAGCAGGAAAtgcatttccttttttttcacaaaCAGGAAGAATATTTAACAGGGTTTTGGATGACCGAAATAAGggtaaaatgttaaaaaaaaaaaatatgattaaataaaatgggtttataactttaaatttaagggAAAATTCAGAAtctatttttcctttttttttctatatctCACCACTTAAAGGTGCACCTTGTCTGTGGCTATGAGCTGGTTAACTAAGTCCACAATAAGCAGCTTCCCAGGAAAATCAATATTTGAATACACCTTATGAGCAGCCAGTTGACATTTTTCGGGAACCCTTACCCCGGATTCTCTGGAAGCACGAGTCAACTTTTTCCGCAAACagttggctttttttttttcttttttgtttgcaacACTTTTGCTTAAAAACTTTTCACAGCAGTCCCAAACAAACGGCCTACTCACACTCGTCTGGGCCTCTGTCCTGTGTTCTTGGTCCCTGGGAACCCGTTCATCCTTTCCCGTTCCGTTGCGTTCCGCTCCTGGTTCAGGATCTGGGCCTGTCCTGGCCGGACTCAGTCAGCCGTTCCCCACAAGCCTCTTAGGAACTTTCGAGCCAAACAACCGAAGCCACTTTGCAGCACGTTCACTGTTgcactttttttatttatattttgttttttcttaccaCTTGCCATCTTTCATTTTGCggcatatttattaaaaaaggagGAAGCACAAAAAATGGAGGAAAATTCTTTTATATTAaccgaaaatatttattttcttgcttGCTGCCTTCGTTTTTGTGCGCACTTTTCTGATTAATTCCGTAACTATATATTTACACAACTTGGGAGAAGTTTTCGCCGCGATGACGACGAAGCCGTGAAGCCACTTGTGAAGAGTGCCAGGCCCGGGAGCTTTGCCTTCCACTTCTCGCCAGGATTGCCCTGGGTGCCCGGGTTCTTCAGTGTCGATCCGAGTGTTTGTGTGCCCCCAAACAATGGGCCTGCCTTCCACTAATTTGTATGACTACCGCACCAGGGCCGACCTACCGCCACTAATTAGGGCACGAGAATTGCATTAGTTTTGGCATTCggcaaaaataattacaaagtGCAGTGCGAAGAAAGGCCAATTGAAGAAGTGTGCTGGGAGCCAAGGTTCGGGTCTCCGCGGGGCCTCCATAATTACTTCCAATAAGTTTTGGCCACACCAGCCTTGGTGACCAGTGTGGGCAAGGAGGGGAGGTAGTCTTTCTCTGTCAGCTTTGATTTCATGGCACGCCACATTCTTGGCGGTCAGTTATGcttttctccctctctctgtgGGAGTTTAATGCCATCTTAATTAAGGACGCTAATTGGTTATGTCTGCGACTCGCACGAAAGAAAAAGCGCCACTAAATAATTGAGAAGCTGAGAAAGTAAAGGGTATTTCAGGAGACTCTCCAACCCTTTCTCATATGAGACAGTGGTTTATCGACGTGAACAACTTAAGCTTCTATTCTCCCAAGTAAATAATAGAGGAAAGTATATTTTGTAGAGTTTTATTCAAGAAGTTTTTAGCCTGTTCAAAACAGACATTGAATTGGCGAGCTTGTGGTACGAAAAAGAAATGACtcaattatataaatatttaagaaggCCACAGAGAAAAAGCGGGTAAAACTTTTAGACAACAGAGCGGCAACCATCGTATTAGGACTTAGGTGGACCGCCATGCAAACGGCTTTGGCATAATGCATAATCATTTAAACAAGGATAAGCCCGTCCAGAATGGCCGCAAGTTGAGTCCTGCATTATGACACACGCTGCtgccgttggtggatggaaaAGTCCTTTTATGGCCAATTCCAGCGGACAGGCTTGGCCCGCAGCTTAAAGCCGGGGCGATAAGGACGATGCAGCCAAAAGAGCCAAAGTCCAAGGCCGCTCTTTAACCGCTCTCCCGTGTAAGGTGGTTAGGTGAACTTTTCCGCTTtccgcttttctttttttgtagatACCTGATACCCGCCAATGTGTGGCTGTACTGCGATGCGGGTCCAATGCCCAGTGGTGCTATTTGCCCGAATATATTatcattaatttcaaattatgaaaaagTGGGGACTCAGTCAACGAGTTTTGGCTTTGGTAGGGACCAAAAAGGTAACATAGGTGCGCCATAAAGGTTAACACGTCTAGGAATTTGTTTGTCCCAGCAGCGTATTTAAAGGAAATCCGAGGAAAAggatctagtatataatataattactcTACTCCTAGGAATGATAGAAACTAAACCATTCTGCGTTCTTCTTTGTTTTCAGTTGGGACGCGTGCTGCGCAACTTCAACATCACCAAGATTAACGATCTGGAGCTGATCTCCAACACCACCGATCGCTTGGACATTACCTTTCACTTCTTCGGCGTCAAAGGAGACTCACAGCGCATCAGGGACGCCATTACTCGCATGGTGGAGCGCGGCAGGATAGGGAACTTCACCCTGGTGGCCAACTTCCATCACTTCGACGAGAACCCGCCTCTGAGCTTGCTGGTAAGTGTGTGGGCAGCTCTAATCCATCTCTTCTTTTTAACACAAAACGTGGCCATTTTTATTACATCCAGGATATATTTGATTGACTCTGAATAGAAGCGCAGACGCATTTGTAAAGCATTCCCGCAGATATCtattgaaatttttgccaGCTCGCaacatataaattttaaatttcgtcGTCGCAGCCACTCTTTCCATTGGCACATCCATCAATCGAGGGCATTCCATCATTGATTTCCGCCCAATGGCATTTTCATTAATTCCAATCGGGACAGGATGGCCGTCTATTAAAAGCGTAATAAATATACTGGCCGGCGCACGCATTACTGGGCGCGGCTCTCGTTCCATTTCCGATACatattaaacaataatttattaactatTGAGGCGCGtgttggaaaaaaaacaaacaacgcGGTAATAGCCAATGTAGCAGAGTGCCGTGTTAATAAATATGCACATAAATATGTCAACAGTGTGGCACTTGACACTCGGCCCAGCAgcgaaaataattatttattaattgcgGCCGCCTGCTCGGCCGGTCGAACAATTGGCCTCATCAGACGTTCGGACAGACGGCCTGCAATTAAGTTGCATTAACATGACGAACAAGCCGCCAAACCTCAGCGGAGAGTTTGACGGGGCTGAATATCCGTAGTATATCCCATCGGAAACCCCAAAACCAACACCGAAACCCCAACCCAGAGCCATCCAGTGTCTAATTAGTGGAACATTGTCTCGATTTCAGGACCTGAGCGTCAATCAACCGCAAGCGGGTGTGCGCGAGGCCAGCGAGTTTATCATATCCTGCTCCGCCCAGGGCTCATCTCGGATGCAGTTTCAATGGTTCAAAGACGGAGCTGCGGTTAATGCCAGCCGGGCAACGAGGTAAGTGAACTATACCCGAGAAGCAGCTGCTTATCTGCTGGAAATGCCTGGGTCATGCCACACCATAAACCCGAGAGTTTgagttttaataaaatagtaTAAAACCGAAATAGGGAAAATCAACCCCAGCTCCTTAGCAGTCGCCATATCCGCGTCCGTATCCGTCGCCAGCCAATGTCACTCTCGGGAAGACAGAGAGACAGACTCGCGAGGGACATCCCGGCAGCGCACAAGTGTTCAATTTGACTTTATGATTTTTACACATCAATAAACATGACATAAaaatgcctggcaaaataaaaacgaagggaaacgaaacgaaacggcCAGAAAGGATAAATAAGTCAGGCCGAGATAAAGATTTGTCAGCCGTCGTGGCCGACGGACGGCCCCAGTCGCAGTGGCAACTCATATATAGTTGGAGTCGAAGTTCGGAGCCGAAGTCGGGGTCCTGGTCAGGGCCGAAACCTAACCGCAGTAAGCCTAGCCGAGTGATTGATCATAAATCCAACAGGGTGAGGCACATGTGTGGCCAACATATACGAATGGCACTGCTTCcagctcctccacctcctcctcctcctcccttcTCGCTCGATCCCCTCTTGGGTGTATTACATAAAAAGCATATGGCCGTAACTAACGAGGGGCTGTTACTTGGGTGACTTGGCTGGGGTTATGAGGGCTTAGCCCTTCCCAGCGAGGGAGCTGCGAGCATGTCGCCTTGACAATTCGCCTTGCAGCCTCACCACAAAGCTCCAACTTTAAATGTGTTGCGTGAATGGGAAATGAGAGAATGGGGAGGTCCTTGGTTCTCCGCTCTTGTCCTTGTCCGGGGAATGTGGCTGGCATGGACGGGTTTGCAGTGCGGTGCTGATGCCGATAGAATTCGCAATTCATTAACAGAAATTTAAGCGCTGGCAGGAATGCTTTTAGTGTTCAGTGCCAAAGTCTAGTTTTGCAAAAGCATGTCACGCAGCGCCGCTGTCAAAAATGTTTGTTCAAACAGCCTACGAATTTAACTCAGAAAAGATTGtgaatattttgtttctttcatAGCATTCAAAGGGGTTTTAAAGAAGCATATTCAggggtttttattataaatttgaaGAGAACCTAAGCAAAGTTTAACTAAAGAGTTTTTAAGCTCATTCAACCATTTCTTTGAAATAGTTTCCAAGAaatttctttcattttatttataaaatgaaataaatacagaaccctttgaatataatttaataattaccaAAGTTGAACCCAAACCgatgtgttttatttatatttgatgTAACATCCCAATAAAAGTTTGATCATCCGTATATTacctttgaaataaataaatatatctatgtGTGTGGCTCATCCAACCCCAACCCCAACAAATCGATAACCGAATCTATTCCCGGAGCTGAATTTTTGTTATCCTGTGAAGCCAACTATGCGTTCCCGAACTAAAACAATTCGCCAGGACCCTTTCATGGCCAGTTCGCCAAGGCAGCCCCATTTGTGATTACTTTTATGCATATTTGTATGTGGTTACATACATCCCTTCTCGGTCTTGTTTCCTTGTCGGAACTCCGGCACCCTTTTCTCCCTCGGCAGTCGCTCCCCACGTGGCAGGACCAACGCAACCCAAACCCTTACCCAGAGCTTGGCCCAGTTGAACGCATTGATGCGTAAAAAATGACTGCCGTACAAAGCCGCAAACACATGTTTCCCCTGACTATGGGGCCAGAGtattagtaaatattttaactaaagTGAAGTGAGTGAAGTCATTCATTTGGACATTTACCAACTTTGCATTATACAAACGACTACACATTAAATCCGTCCGATGACTTTACTTTTGCGTACTAAAATAACCGGAAGTAAGTGAATTTTTAATGCTTGATTTCACCGTAGCAGAGGAGAGTAGTTCACTTTTGGGGAACAGTAATTTATTACCGCAATAGGGCCAATACAACCCATCTCTTGATTACTCGCCACGATGACTATTTGAAAACAATTACGGGAGTCCAACTCGAGCACCTTGCACGGGTGATGTGAGGAGAAATGCACACTTTAAGCATATTTTGCCTGAAATTTCTTGAAGAAATTTCCTCTGAAGCCCAATATCCCTCAGCGAACCTTAAGGCTCTGAAAAGTAAGGCGTTCGACCGTTAATCTATTGGATTGCCAGTCGCCGAATTTTGACCCAGTTAGCAGATGTTTATCGGGCCCAGGACCGGGACCGGGCCGAGGCCATAACCCACTTAATGAATGCAATTATTTTCCAATCACGGCGCTAACGCATCCCAAAGCCGGCGGCCAAGGAGCCCGCAAGCCATAACAGGACTACTCCCGGGGCTCGCAGGACCCCCCAGGTTGGGGCTTTGATTAACATGCCTTGGCGTTGGCATTCGCATTCGCCGCTTGTGGCAGGCCAGCCAACCAGGCAGGCACATGTGTAAAATAATCTATGGCTGCTGCCACCCGGCCTCGGCCATTAATTGCGCCTCTAATCCTGTGTCCTTTGCAATTTGGGTCGCAGGAGGAGGGgctgaagcagcagcagcagcagggacgACAAGGTCGCTGGTCCTGATTAAGTGTTACAACGGCACTAATACTATTATTAGAGTCCGTTTACCAACTGTGGCTAAGCAAATGCTGCCCATTAAGCCATCTTCGATTGTGTTCGATTGAGCGCCGAAATTGAGTCACTTCCGCCTTTGTTTATTAATGGCTTTCACTTTAGGACATCTTTTCAATTCACTCTGTTCACTGTTCCTTTTCATTTAGTATCAAAATCAAACCCTCTTCTTGCTTACTTTTTGAGTGCAAACGGCTTTAAAGTCGGAAAGAAACTGAACAACAAAGTGGCTGTGACCCAAGAGATCACTTTTTGCTTAGGTTCCTGCTAATTCCATAAACGAGAGCATGTGAAAATAGGGGGAGTAGGAGGTAGAGGAGGAGCCTCTTGACGTCTTTGGCACCGATGTGTTATGTGGAAAATGGCTGGCAAGCAAGTACACAACTTTGTAGCAGAGCAAACCAATTGACCTCTTAAAGGGGCAATTGGTATTTCTAGCTAATATTAGCTCAACCTTAAGCGCTTGCGTAATCTATATTTGTCTCAGCGCCATCGAGTGGAAGGGCTTGACTGCCTGTCGAAGCAATTTCCCACCCTCCAGCCAACGAAACTGTTGCAGTCGCTTTTGGCCCGGCTCAGAGAATTTGTCAAACTTGCTTAAAAGCCAGggcaaaaattcaatttcagcAGCATGCagccagcaccagcagcagcggcagaagcagcagcagtcgagCAGCCAAATTGCCTGACCCCAGCACAAGAcataagtaaaatatatttcgtatatattttacaaattggCTCAGCCCGGGGCAACAGTAATACGGAATAGCAGCAACAAAGAGGCAACAACTGTCTTGACAACGCAACGTTGGCGTTGTCTAGGACAATGCAATGCAGCTCATgcagcatacacacacacacacacaccctctgAGTAAACAGGGTGTCAAAGGATGCAAGACAAGGATGTCCTCCTACTCCTTGATGATTACTCAAGCGATTTGGTCTGagcaatttcctttttttcgcaTAATCGAAAGTCGAGATGTTTACACAGCCATATTTTAGGGAAGAAAATGAATGCCCTGTATTCGCTAGATTTTGTGAACATGCACTTACATACAGTGAGGAAAAAAGCTAGCTAAAATCATGAAAGGAACagtgtaattattatttaattatttatgtttaaaattatatgttTAGGAGTGGCTTGTTATAGGCATCAAATTTCTAACCAAGTATTTAGACAGCTTGAAATAAATCcaatatttatgtaaacatttaaaatataagccAGGTCTCCAGGAATAAATACCCTGATGAACTGAAAGAacaacttaaatattaaactctTTTTTCAAACAAGTTTAGGAAGTTTAAATTTTCCTcgtaacaaataaaaaaaaaacatttccaATGCATGTTTTTCCAGTGCCTTCGCATCCAATGTGGATAAGGGTCACGATTTTCATTAGTTTCATTTGCCACAGTTTGCCGTCTGCCAGGCTCCTCCTCGCCTCGTTCCTTTGGTGTGGCTTCGCTTTGCTTGTCCTTCAGTTATGGGGTGACAATGCCACAATTAGTGGCACCATCGCTATCTCAGTCGTGGCCACTCACGCCGCTGTGCTCCGCACTCGGTTCCTTCAAAATTTGGCATTATCTCATAACTGGCTCAGCTCGCAGCAGAGTATGTTTTCCTTGTCTTGTTTCCAATTCCGATTCCTATTCCGGCTGCTCGGCGCCATTTGTGCAATAAAAGCAGGAAACTTCAGCGGCTGATTGGAAGCGCGCTGGCTGGGACTGGGACGGGTATTGATCAAACAGCTGGGCTGTCGGACAAGGCTGAGACCCAGTTTCTGGGCCAAACGCGTGCTCCTCTGCAGGAATGCGGTACAGTGGAGCCTAAGCCTAAGGGAGATTTGAGTTAAATTGAATTATGATTTTAAAGccactaaaaaatataaaaaattttatcatAGCATTTCTTAGGTTCCTGTTTAATTGACTTAAAATATTCTAGGACTGCAATGACTTCCCCCGATATTTCCTTAATAGGACACTTATCGAATCAGGACTGTTTTTATTAGCGGCATTAAAGGCATTGAAAAAATAGCTCAGTAGCCGAGGCAGTGGTGCCAGGTACAGTTGTGCCACTCCAAGTTCCGCCGATTTCCATACCATATTTCTGCCTGCACTGCAGTTAGCTAGTAAGACTCAAACCGGGCGGAGAGCAACGGTTTTTTTGGCCATCTAAGCCAAAAATCAACACGCTTGCTCCGTGTCCAACGAACCGGAGACAGGAGGCAGGACACCGGAGACCGGAGACCCGAGACCCGGTGAGCGGAGACGTAGTCATGCCCATccactgggactgggactgggagcACGAGCACGAGGGTCATGGGGGCCACTATCACTGGCCGCCGCGTCGCCACTGGTCCACCGGGGAGTCCAAATGCCGGCAGCGTCGCTACTATCTCTCCCACGACCTAGATGTATGTGCCCGTGACTTTCACCTCCGGATGGAGGACAGTGCCTGGTGCCACGGCTCATGCCTGGTGGGACGCGTGGTGATCGAGACGGGCACGGAGCCGGACTCGCTGGGCCGTGGCACCTTCAAAGTGGTCCTCGATGTGCACCACTTCCAGATCTCGGAGCTGACCGTAAAGGCCAAGAACAGCGACACCGTGTGCGTGGAGGGCCAGCAGGCAGATGACCGGGCGGAGAAGGGCCAGCTTTGCATCACCCGGGAGTTCACGCGATCCTACAAGCTGCCACGTCACTACGATGCCACCCAGGCGCGGGCCACCTTCTCCGCGGACGGGATACTCATGATTACGGTTCCAGCACCACCCAAGCTGGACGACGTGGAGCGCGTGATAGAGATCGAGCCGACGGGCAACTACTTTGGCAGCGTGGCGGATCCCAGTGCGGCCAAGGCCATTGAGCAGTCGGTCGACGAAGGCGATGGTGGCGGGGTTAATCCTGCTGGCACGGCGATGGACAAATGAAGCCGGCGACGTCTGGCGGTTGCGCGGGTGTGGGGCCTCCTCTTCCCTTCCTGGAAGCGGTTGCGGAAGCCCAAGCCCAAGGGCGTCTAGGCCGTCAGAGGCAGTCGATCGGCTGGAAGAGAGAAAGCTCATGTAGTATCCCAAAGGAGcaaggcggaggaggaggatcagCACAAATCAGACACTTGCACGTTGGAGTACTTCCCCGAAAATAGTTACTTGGATTGTTCTTATGTTCCCAACCTAGGCAGCACGTAGAAAATCGTTCGAAACGTGAGCAAATATGGCGCGGTCGATATTGTTCTCGGATAAACCTAAGATAGCTTCGGACTAGCCTTACCTAGTTCCCATTCGCTTGTGATTTTGAGTTATGCCAATAAAGGACTTTATCAGAAAAACACCACTGAGGCTATTTACTTTAAGGATATGGAAATCCaatggtttatttatatattatatattatatattatatatatttattataattaatttatctaTTGTTCCTTTTGAGAGGTTTAAAAAATCAGACTTAAATTTATTGTATCTtatttaaaactgaaaaagaGATACAGTTTACCCATAATGAAGCTGTATTCCATTGAGTTCCTCGTTCCTCTTTAAAACACAATCTCATAAAATAGTCAGGCTAATCGGCTAAGCAATCCCCAGTCTGGGATAAATCTTGCCTCTGGGGGTAGCCAAGCACGAATGCAAATCCCAAGCGAATTGGATTTCTCGCTGCTTTTAACTTCCCTGTCACGCAGCTTTTGATTAGCgtcaaatttgaataaaattcaCTAACACCTTTTGCGTTTTCTTCATCTCTAACTGACGCTCTGGCCTTTCTCCCCATCTCTCCTCCGCTCGGAGGTGCCCATAAAAAGAcaaaaaggcagcagcagctagtcagcaaaaaaaaaaataaaggatacAGATAGATACAGACAACGATAcagacatatgtatatagtttgTTTATCGACCCCAAAaggaaaggcaaacaaaa
It contains:
- the LOC108082031 gene encoding heat shock protein 23 translates to MPIHWDWDWEHEHEGHGGHYHWPPRRHWSTGESKCRQRRYYLSHDLDVCARDFHLRMEDSAWCHGSCLVGRVVIETGTEPDSLGRGTFKVVLDVHHFQISELTVKAKNSDTVCVEGQQADDRAEKGQLCITREFTRSYKLPRHYDATQARATFSADGILMITVPAPPKLDDVERVIEIEPTGNYFGSVADPSAAKAIEQSVDEGDGGGVNPAGTAMDK